In a single window of the Streptomyces sp. CGMCC 4.7035 genome:
- the treY gene encoding malto-oligosyltrehalose synthase: MTSERPDHAVPTATYRLQLQPEFPFGAAEAALPYLAALGVSHLHLSPVLEAVPGSAHGYDVVDHARVREELGGEAGLRSLARTAREHGLGLVVDVVPNHMAASPRHNRALWEVLREGPESPYARWFDLDWDAQGGQLLLPVLGRRLGEEIGHLKVDGDVLRYHDHVFPLREGTETLPLPRLIDAQWYRPVWWRLARTELNYRRFFSISELIGVRVEDPEVFAATHATLLRLVDEGVVDGLRVDHPDGLADPDAYLRRLHEATGGRWTVVEKILTPGEHLPTAWPVAGTTGYDALRHVDGLFTDPAGAGELLGQYRRFAAPQDDRGGDWAPTVRRAAYEVVTHELATEVERLTREASRLCAASADPALRDHAPWALRTALRELLVRLEVYRPYASGDAAAVVTEEAAAEARAVFTVPEEAHAVDMVRDLVLGRAGEGPGHDGFVARFAQTASALHAKSVEDTAFYRYVPLLSANEVGGEPGAPAVSPEDFHAHCARVQREWPATATVLSTHDTKRSADVRAALSVLTQCPERWADVLAEVTRSGGAPDPHLVWAAWQTFFGLGRAAEERLQGALLKHVREAGLHTTWTEQDAAYEEAVAAFVAGAPCGAPGRLMAGFRSALAPHIRTNVLGAALVHLTMPGVPDLYQGTEGEYRALVDPDNRRPFAPQEAASEKADLTGAALRLRRRRPEVFGESATYEPLTAEGPGAAHCVAFVRSGEVLTAVTRLSLRLAEEGGWGDTSLTLPTGRWADVLAPGREFEGHARVADLFARLPVALLERVGGR, from the coding sequence ATGACATCTGAGCGTCCGGACCATGCGGTGCCCACGGCCACGTACCGGCTACAGCTGCAACCCGAGTTCCCGTTCGGCGCGGCGGAGGCGGCCCTGCCGTACCTGGCCGCGCTCGGCGTCTCGCACCTGCATCTGTCGCCCGTCCTGGAGGCGGTCCCGGGCTCGGCACACGGCTACGACGTCGTCGACCACGCGCGCGTGCGAGAAGAACTGGGCGGCGAGGCGGGGCTGCGCTCCCTGGCGCGCACCGCGCGGGAGCACGGACTCGGCCTGGTCGTGGACGTCGTGCCCAACCATATGGCCGCCTCCCCGCGCCACAACCGTGCCCTGTGGGAGGTGCTGCGCGAGGGCCCGGAGTCACCGTACGCACGCTGGTTCGACCTCGACTGGGACGCGCAGGGCGGGCAGCTGCTGCTGCCGGTGCTGGGGCGCCGGCTCGGCGAGGAGATCGGGCATCTCAAGGTCGACGGGGACGTGCTGCGCTACCACGACCACGTGTTCCCGCTGCGCGAGGGCACCGAGACGCTGCCGCTGCCGCGGCTGATCGACGCCCAGTGGTACCGCCCGGTGTGGTGGCGGCTGGCCCGTACCGAGCTGAACTACCGACGGTTCTTCAGCATCTCCGAGCTCATCGGGGTGCGCGTCGAGGACCCGGAGGTGTTCGCGGCGACACACGCCACGCTGCTGCGGCTGGTCGACGAGGGCGTGGTGGACGGGCTGCGCGTCGACCACCCGGACGGCCTGGCCGACCCGGACGCGTATCTGCGACGCCTGCACGAGGCCACCGGCGGCCGTTGGACGGTCGTGGAGAAGATCCTCACGCCCGGCGAGCACCTCCCCACCGCCTGGCCGGTCGCGGGAACCACCGGCTACGACGCGCTGCGGCACGTGGACGGGCTCTTCACGGACCCGGCGGGCGCCGGGGAGCTGCTCGGCCAGTACCGGCGCTTCGCGGCCCCGCAGGACGACCGCGGCGGCGACTGGGCCCCGACCGTGCGGCGCGCCGCCTACGAGGTGGTCACGCACGAACTGGCCACCGAGGTCGAGCGCCTCACCCGCGAGGCGAGCCGCCTGTGCGCCGCGTCCGCCGACCCGGCCCTGCGCGACCACGCTCCCTGGGCGCTGCGCACCGCGCTGCGGGAACTCCTCGTCCGTCTGGAGGTGTACCGCCCGTACGCCTCCGGGGACGCCGCAGCGGTGGTCACCGAGGAGGCCGCCGCCGAGGCCCGTGCCGTGTTCACGGTGCCCGAGGAGGCGCACGCGGTGGACATGGTGCGGGACCTGGTGCTGGGGCGGGCCGGGGAGGGGCCGGGGCACGACGGGTTCGTGGCCCGGTTCGCGCAGACCGCGTCGGCGCTGCACGCCAAGTCCGTGGAGGACACGGCCTTCTACCGCTACGTGCCGCTGCTGTCGGCGAACGAGGTGGGCGGCGAGCCCGGCGCCCCGGCCGTCTCCCCCGAGGACTTCCACGCCCACTGCGCGCGCGTGCAGCGCGAATGGCCCGCCACCGCGACCGTGCTGTCGACGCACGACACGAAGCGCAGCGCGGACGTGCGGGCGGCCCTCTCGGTGCTCACGCAGTGCCCGGAGCGCTGGGCCGACGTGCTGGCCGAGGTGACCCGCTCGGGCGGCGCGCCCGACCCGCACCTGGTCTGGGCGGCCTGGCAGACGTTCTTCGGGCTGGGGCGGGCGGCCGAGGAGCGACTCCAGGGGGCGCTGCTCAAGCACGTCCGGGAGGCGGGGCTGCACACCACGTGGACCGAGCAGGACGCCGCCTACGAGGAGGCGGTGGCGGCGTTCGTCGCGGGCGCGCCGTGCGGGGCGCCGGGGCGGCTCATGGCGGGCTTCCGGAGCGCGCTCGCGCCACACATCCGTACGAACGTCCTGGGGGCCGCCCTGGTCCATCTGACGATGCCGGGCGTGCCGGACCTCTACCAGGGCACGGAGGGCGAGTACCGGGCGCTGGTCGACCCGGACAACCGACGGCCGTTCGCGCCGCAGGAGGCGGCTTCGGAGAAGGCGGACCTCACCGGGGCCGCGCTGCGGCTGCGCCGGCGGCGCCCGGAGGTCTTCGGCGAGTCGGCGACGTACGAGCCGCTCACGGCCGAGGGTCCGGGCGCCGCGCACTGTGTGGCCTTCGTGCGCTCCGGGGAGGTGCTCACGGCTGTCACCCGGTTGTCGCTGCGGCTGGCGGAGGAGGGCGGGTGGGGCGACACGTCCCTCACGCTGCCGACGGGCCGGTGGGCCGATGTGCTCGCGCCGGGGCGGGAGTTCGAGGGGCACGCGCGCGTGGCGGACCTTTTCGCACGGCTGCCGGTGGCGTTGCTGGAGCGGGTCGGTGGGCGGTGA
- the glgX gene encoding glycogen debranching protein GlgX: MQVWPGEAYPLGATYDGAGTNFAVFSEAADRIELCLLHDDGSETAVELRETDAFVRHAYLPGVMPGQRYGFRVHGPYAPERGLRCNSAKLLLDPYARAISGSVKWGEEVYGYPFGAPDKRNDLDSAPHTMTSVVINPYFDWGDDRRPRTEYHRTVIYEAHVKGLTMRHPALPDELRGTYAALAHPAIIEHLAELGVTTLELMPVHQFVNDHRLVDMGLSNYWGYNTIGFFAPHNAYASWGDRGQQVLEFKSAVRALHEAGIEVILDVVYNHTAEGNHLGPTLSFRGLDNASYYRLADDPRYYMDTTGTGNSLLMRSPHVLQLIMDSLRYWVTEMHVDGFRFDLAATLARQFHEVDRLSSFFDLVQQDPVVSQVKLIAEPWDVGEGGYQVGNFPPLWTEWNGKYRDTVRDLWRGEPRTLAEFASRLTGSSDLYQDDGRRPLASINFVTCHDGFTLHDLVSYNTKHNEANGEDNRDGESHNRSWNCGVEGESDDPAVLELRARQMRNFIATLMLSQGVPMLSHGDEFARTQRGNNNAYCQDGELSWVEWPEDGSDLLEFTRAMVWLRRDHQVFRRRRFFHGRPVQGTHDELSDIAWFTPQGEEMTQRDWTSAQAGALTVFLNGNAISEPGPRGERITDDSFLLMFNASPKSLEFVVPVDHGRQWRVVVDTALPEGVTPGTGAKIEAGDRLTLVDRSLTVLQRPA, from the coding sequence ATGCAGGTCTGGCCTGGAGAGGCGTATCCGCTCGGCGCCACGTACGACGGCGCCGGGACCAATTTCGCGGTCTTCTCGGAGGCCGCCGACCGGATCGAGCTGTGTCTGCTGCACGACGACGGCTCGGAGACCGCAGTGGAGCTGCGGGAGACCGACGCGTTCGTACGGCACGCGTATCTGCCGGGGGTGATGCCGGGACAGCGGTACGGATTCCGGGTGCACGGCCCGTATGCCCCGGAGCGCGGGCTGCGCTGCAACTCGGCGAAGCTGCTGCTGGACCCGTACGCGCGTGCCATCAGCGGCAGCGTGAAGTGGGGCGAGGAGGTGTACGGCTACCCCTTCGGGGCGCCCGACAAGCGCAACGACCTGGACTCCGCGCCGCACACCATGACCTCCGTGGTGATCAACCCCTACTTCGACTGGGGCGACGACCGCAGGCCCCGCACCGAGTACCACCGCACGGTGATCTACGAGGCCCATGTGAAGGGCCTCACGATGCGCCATCCGGCGCTGCCCGACGAACTGCGCGGCACCTATGCGGCCCTTGCCCACCCGGCCATCATCGAACACCTGGCCGAACTTGGCGTCACCACCCTGGAGCTGATGCCCGTACATCAGTTCGTCAATGACCACCGTCTGGTGGACATGGGCCTGAGCAACTACTGGGGCTACAACACGATCGGCTTCTTCGCCCCGCACAACGCGTACGCCTCCTGGGGCGACCGCGGCCAGCAAGTGCTGGAGTTCAAGTCGGCCGTACGGGCGCTGCACGAGGCCGGCATCGAGGTCATCCTGGACGTCGTCTACAACCACACCGCCGAGGGCAACCACCTGGGCCCGACGCTCTCCTTCCGGGGCCTCGACAACGCCTCGTACTACCGGCTGGCGGACGACCCGCGGTACTACATGGACACCACGGGGACCGGCAACTCCCTGCTGATGCGTTCCCCGCACGTCCTACAGCTGATCATGGACTCACTGCGCTACTGGGTCACCGAGATGCACGTGGACGGCTTCCGCTTCGACCTGGCGGCGACGCTGGCGCGGCAGTTCCACGAGGTGGACCGGCTGTCGTCGTTCTTCGACCTGGTCCAGCAGGACCCGGTGGTCTCCCAGGTGAAGTTGATCGCCGAGCCGTGGGACGTGGGCGAGGGCGGCTACCAGGTGGGCAACTTCCCGCCGCTGTGGACCGAATGGAACGGCAAGTACCGCGACACCGTACGGGACCTGTGGCGCGGCGAACCGCGCACGCTCGCGGAGTTCGCGTCCCGCCTGACCGGGTCGTCCGACCTGTACCAGGACGACGGCAGGCGCCCTCTGGCCTCCATCAATTTCGTGACCTGCCACGACGGCTTCACCCTGCACGACCTCGTCTCGTACAACACCAAGCACAACGAGGCCAACGGCGAGGACAACCGCGACGGGGAGAGCCACAACCGGTCCTGGAACTGCGGGGTCGAGGGCGAGAGCGACGACCCGGCGGTGCTGGAGCTGCGGGCCCGGCAGATGCGGAACTTCATCGCCACGCTGATGCTCTCCCAGGGTGTGCCGATGCTCAGCCACGGTGACGAGTTCGCGCGCACGCAGCGGGGCAACAACAACGCCTACTGCCAGGACGGCGAGCTGTCCTGGGTCGAGTGGCCCGAGGACGGCAGCGACCTGCTGGAGTTCACCCGCGCCATGGTGTGGCTGCGCCGCGACCACCAGGTCTTCCGCCGGCGCCGCTTCTTCCACGGCCGCCCGGTGCAGGGCACGCACGACGAGCTGTCGGACATCGCCTGGTTCACCCCGCAGGGCGAGGAGATGACGCAGCGGGACTGGACGTCGGCGCAGGCGGGCGCGCTGACCGTGTTCCTCAACGGCAACGCGATCTCCGAGCCGGGCCCGCGCGGCGAGCGCATCACCGACGACTCGTTCCTGCTGATGTTCAATGCCTCGCCGAAGTCCCTGGAATTCGTGGTGCCGGTCGACCACGGGCGCCAGTGGCGGGTGGTCGTCGACACGGCTCTCCCGGAGGGAGTGACGCCCGGCACCGGCGCGAAGATCGAGGCCGGAGACCGGCTGACGCTGGTGGACCGGAGCCTGACGGTGCTGCAACGGCCCGCCTAG
- a CDS encoding Tat pathway signal sequence domain protein, with protein MREIVRRHLGKVVAGAAVAVTGTAVMVGITLPGSVSAQESGGKGGGLSAQQAARQEQGAVGPGTVEQAPAEGAKGKGGDPLTDDEIKRVERIALSRQQFAAGENVEGDKGPQRLSVDLADPDANELDDPNAPRRADVTFYNYKDDTLVTKTVNLDTGKVEQTGSQHGVQPPLSPDENAEAARLLIADPLGAGLKADYKDATGKELTSPDQLVLTGIGYRATPGAQSALLDKCGEHRCVRLFPKIPNGSWIDSRSFVIDLSARKVGKLG; from the coding sequence GTGCGCGAGATAGTGCGCCGCCATCTGGGCAAGGTGGTGGCCGGTGCGGCCGTTGCGGTGACCGGGACCGCCGTGATGGTCGGGATCACCCTGCCGGGCTCGGTGTCGGCCCAGGAGTCCGGCGGCAAGGGCGGCGGGCTCTCCGCCCAGCAGGCGGCCCGGCAGGAACAGGGGGCGGTGGGGCCCGGCACCGTGGAGCAGGCCCCCGCCGAGGGCGCGAAGGGCAAGGGGGGCGACCCGCTGACCGATGACGAGATCAAGCGGGTCGAACGCATCGCGCTGAGCCGGCAGCAGTTCGCCGCCGGCGAGAACGTCGAGGGCGACAAGGGCCCGCAGCGCCTCTCCGTCGACCTGGCCGATCCGGACGCGAACGAACTGGACGACCCGAACGCGCCGCGTCGCGCGGACGTGACGTTCTACAACTACAAGGACGACACACTCGTCACCAAGACGGTCAACCTGGACACCGGGAAGGTCGAACAGACCGGCAGCCAGCACGGCGTGCAGCCGCCGCTCAGCCCGGACGAGAACGCCGAGGCGGCCAGGCTGCTGATCGCGGACCCGCTCGGGGCGGGCCTGAAGGCCGACTACAAGGACGCCACCGGCAAGGAGCTCACCTCGCCCGACCAACTGGTGCTCACCGGCATCGGTTACCGGGCGACTCCGGGCGCCCAGTCGGCGCTCCTCGACAAGTGCGGTGAGCACCGCTGTGTCCGGCTCTTCCCGAAGATCCCGAACGGATCCTGGATCGACAGCCGTTCCTTCGTGATCGACCTGAGTGCACGCAAGGTCGGCAAGCTCGGCTGA
- a CDS encoding copper amine oxidase: MHVNRNSRARGRALRRQALTGLLAVGLAFGGTAAAPAFAQHKTAAAPAAECSAAYRIEQKLSTGTTWRMCWRYDTNAGLVLEHISYQPPGEAAPIKVLNSARLAQIDVPYDDGSVEYSDLTQAGFAQGLSAMTPAECPGGTIKTVKVPNGDPRHPNVNGLCTTTRSRGHAYRMQSDSGKVYQAQGKDLLIYTVNQVGWYEYITEWRFQDDGAINMNVGATGSLSPYDYDAGDGRGWPLGKGAKAYATSHSHNVFWRLDFGLDGSSKNRIEQYDSVVSPPAGGAQAPSNKTTRTKVTEELAGDAKNMRWWRVVSDIGKNKDDHQRSYEIVPGASAKYLGRSFTKHDIYFTEYNKCEQFASDNLGNCGTGAGKSVDKWVNGQTLTHPVVWMNIGFHHIARDEDQQPMPVHWQGFSIAPRDVTAMNPLTPPALADQNGKPRNGS; this comes from the coding sequence ATGCACGTGAACAGAAACAGCCGTGCCCGCGGTCGGGCGCTTCGCAGGCAGGCCCTGACCGGCCTCCTGGCAGTCGGCCTCGCCTTCGGAGGCACGGCGGCCGCACCGGCCTTCGCCCAGCACAAGACCGCCGCGGCGCCCGCCGCCGAGTGCAGCGCGGCGTACCGGATCGAGCAGAAGCTCTCCACCGGCACCACCTGGCGGATGTGCTGGCGCTACGACACCAACGCCGGGCTCGTCCTGGAACACATCTCGTACCAGCCGCCGGGTGAGGCCGCCCCGATCAAGGTCCTCAACAGCGCGCGACTGGCCCAGATCGACGTCCCCTACGACGACGGCTCGGTCGAGTACAGCGACCTGACGCAGGCGGGCTTCGCGCAGGGCCTGTCGGCGATGACGCCCGCCGAGTGCCCCGGCGGCACCATCAAGACGGTCAAGGTCCCGAACGGGGACCCACGGCACCCGAACGTCAACGGCCTGTGTACGACGACCCGTTCGCGCGGTCACGCCTACCGCATGCAGAGCGACAGCGGGAAGGTCTACCAGGCCCAGGGCAAGGACCTGCTGATCTACACCGTCAACCAGGTCGGCTGGTACGAGTACATCACCGAGTGGCGCTTCCAGGACGACGGCGCGATCAACATGAACGTCGGCGCCACCGGCAGCCTTTCACCGTACGACTACGACGCGGGCGACGGCCGCGGCTGGCCGCTCGGCAAGGGCGCCAAGGCGTACGCCACCAGCCACAGCCACAACGTCTTCTGGCGGCTCGACTTCGGCCTCGACGGCTCCTCCAAGAACAGGATCGAGCAGTACGACTCCGTGGTCAGCCCGCCCGCGGGGGGCGCGCAGGCGCCGAGCAACAAGACCACGCGCACCAAGGTCACCGAGGAACTCGCGGGCGACGCCAAGAACATGCGCTGGTGGCGGGTCGTCAGCGACATCGGCAAGAACAAGGACGACCACCAGCGGTCGTACGAGATCGTCCCGGGCGCCTCGGCCAAGTACCTCGGCCGGAGCTTCACCAAGCACGACATCTACTTCACCGAGTACAACAAGTGCGAGCAGTTCGCCAGCGACAATCTCGGCAACTGCGGTACCGGAGCCGGTAAGTCCGTCGACAAGTGGGTCAACGGACAGACCCTCACCCATCCGGTGGTCTGGATGAACATCGGTTTCCATCACATCGCGCGCGACGAGGACCAGCAGCCCATGCCGGTCCACTGGCAGGGCTTCTCGATCGCTCCGCGCGACGTCACGGCTATGAATCCGCTCACTCCGCCGGCCCTTGCCGACCAGAACGGCAAGCCCCGAAACGGTAGTTGA
- a CDS encoding SAV2148 family HEPN domain-containing protein, with protein sequence MGSGELELPPGDEGHEGSSADVPPVAVSLARPMEMGSIGPELDWNADAWHEVRTRAQRAGRAYIWLNLVEQRLRAVVAAVLRPIYEPVHGDEWVVAAAGPAGQEWVQRAVAVREVSRRKGYLLDPADDNVLSFLTLPQLRELMVQHWPCFEPYVDERRDVELALDELEVTRNVVSRNRALSEAVLAQAERASARLLEILGAGSDVPSARRLPVDAVEDLVGDRYADVVAVHPDRVRLLRQFPAEDIFGGARRLDAIGIGLNLLVQNFSGRRLVRLAESGCRVRLLFLNPASSAVKRRERELGIKKGELSRAVEMNILHMRRVRSRLRDPGAFEIQVFDETPRFTAYLVDGDGSDGIAVVQSYLRRTRGMEAPVLVLRSGSRVVKSDEADESGLFPTYREEFELAWADSRPVS encoded by the coding sequence GTGGGCTCGGGAGAGCTGGAGCTGCCCCCTGGTGACGAGGGTCACGAGGGGAGCTCCGCGGATGTCCCGCCCGTGGCGGTGTCCCTGGCACGGCCGATGGAGATGGGATCCATCGGACCGGAACTGGACTGGAACGCCGACGCGTGGCACGAGGTGCGTACGCGCGCCCAGCGGGCGGGGCGGGCCTATATCTGGCTGAATCTGGTCGAACAGCGGCTGCGCGCGGTCGTGGCCGCTGTTCTCCGTCCCATCTACGAACCCGTCCACGGCGACGAGTGGGTGGTCGCCGCGGCCGGACCGGCCGGGCAGGAGTGGGTGCAGCGCGCGGTCGCGGTACGCGAAGTCAGCCGCCGCAAGGGGTACTTGCTCGATCCAGCCGACGACAACGTGCTGAGCTTTCTGACGCTGCCGCAGCTGCGCGAGCTGATGGTGCAGCACTGGCCGTGCTTCGAGCCGTACGTCGACGAGCGCCGCGATGTCGAACTCGCCCTGGACGAGCTGGAAGTGACCCGGAACGTGGTCTCGCGCAACCGGGCCCTGTCGGAGGCGGTCCTCGCCCAGGCCGAGCGTGCCTCGGCCAGGCTGCTGGAGATCCTCGGCGCGGGCAGTGACGTGCCGTCCGCGCGCAGGCTGCCCGTCGACGCGGTCGAGGACCTGGTGGGCGACCGGTACGCGGACGTGGTCGCCGTCCACCCGGACCGGGTACGGCTGCTGCGGCAGTTCCCCGCCGAGGACATCTTCGGCGGCGCCCGCCGCCTGGACGCGATCGGCATCGGCCTCAACCTGCTCGTACAGAACTTCTCCGGGCGCCGGCTGGTACGGCTGGCCGAGTCGGGCTGCCGGGTGCGTCTGCTGTTCCTCAACCCCGCCTCCAGCGCGGTCAAGCGGCGTGAGCGGGAGCTCGGCATCAAGAAGGGCGAGCTGAGCCGTGCCGTCGAGATGAACATCCTGCACATGCGCCGGGTGCGGTCGAGGCTGCGCGATCCGGGCGCCTTCGAGATCCAGGTCTTCGACGAGACGCCCCGCTTCACCGCGTATCTGGTCGACGGGGACGGCTCCGACGGCATCGCGGTCGTGCAGTCCTATCTGCGGCGAACCCGCGGCATGGAGGCGCCGGTGCTGGTGCTGCGGAGCGGTAGCAGGGTGGTCAAATCGGACGAAGCGGATGAGAGCGGACTCTTCCCTACCTATCGCGAGGAGTTCGAACTGGCCTGGGCGGATTCGCGGCCCGTGTCCTGA
- a CDS encoding 3'-5' exonuclease, which yields MAWHRELLIGFDLETTGTDPYEARIVTGAVIEVRDGQPLGRREWLADPGVEIPADAVAVHGISNERATAEGRPADEVADAIADVLVTYWKTGVPVVAYNAAFDLTLLSAELRRHGLPSLRDRLGGPDPAPVIDPYTIDRWVDRYRRGKRNLEAVCGEYGVALEAAHNAGADALAAARLAAAIASRHSKIAALGPAELHRRQIEWYAAWAADFQSFLRRKGDTDAVVDGTWPLRNPADQTV from the coding sequence ATGGCCTGGCACCGGGAGCTGCTGATCGGATTCGACCTGGAGACGACCGGGACGGATCCGTATGAGGCACGCATCGTCACGGGGGCGGTGATCGAGGTCAGGGACGGACAGCCGCTGGGACGCCGGGAGTGGCTGGCCGACCCGGGCGTGGAGATTCCGGCGGACGCGGTGGCCGTGCACGGGATCAGCAATGAGCGTGCAACCGCTGAGGGCAGACCGGCCGACGAGGTCGCGGACGCGATCGCGGACGTCCTGGTGACCTACTGGAAGACAGGCGTTCCGGTGGTCGCCTACAACGCGGCCTTCGACTTGACCCTGCTCTCCGCCGAGCTGCGGCGGCACGGACTGCCGTCCCTGCGCGACCGCCTGGGCGGCCCGGACCCCGCCCCGGTCATCGACCCGTACACGATCGACCGCTGGGTGGACCGTTATCGCCGCGGCAAGCGCAACCTCGAAGCGGTCTGCGGGGAGTACGGCGTCGCGCTGGAGGCGGCGCACAACGCCGGCGCGGACGCCCTGGCGGCGGCCCGCCTCGCCGCCGCGATAGCGTCCCGCCACTCGAAGATCGCGGCCCTCGGCCCGGCGGAGCTGCATCGCCGCCAGATCGAGTGGTACGCGGCCTGGGCGGCGGACTTCCAGAGCTTCCTGCGCCGCAAGGGCGACACGGACGCGGTGGTGGACGGGACGTGGCCGCTGCGGAATCCGGCGGACCAGACGGTCTGA
- a CDS encoding phosphotransferase enzyme family protein, whose protein sequence is MDEATARDVLAAAGVLPRPAGDARLLALGENAVFAAGDLVVKVGRDAELLDRARRELDIAVWLAEAGVPAVRAADPKALLVHGHPVTVWHRLPDSVRPAEARDLAELLRVVHALPSPSFELPPRDLLGGVERWLRLAGDAIDPADAAYLRERRDGFAAAAAALTPQLPPGPIHGDALPRNVYVGPQGPVLVDLETFSADLREHDLVVMALSRDRYGLPAEAYDSFTRTYGWDVREWEGCSVLRGARETASCAWVAQHAPSNPKALAEFERRVASLRDGDETVRWYPF, encoded by the coding sequence ATGGACGAGGCAACGGCACGTGACGTGCTGGCCGCGGCGGGCGTGCTGCCCCGCCCGGCAGGGGACGCGCGGCTCCTCGCCCTGGGTGAGAACGCGGTGTTCGCCGCCGGTGACCTGGTGGTCAAGGTGGGCCGCGACGCCGAGCTCCTCGACCGCGCGCGGCGGGAGCTGGACATCGCGGTGTGGCTCGCCGAGGCGGGCGTCCCGGCGGTGCGGGCGGCCGACCCCAAGGCGCTGTTGGTGCACGGCCACCCGGTGACGGTGTGGCACCGGCTGCCCGATTCCGTGCGCCCCGCCGAAGCGCGGGATCTGGCCGAACTGCTGCGGGTCGTGCACGCACTTCCCTCCCCCTCCTTCGAACTGCCGCCGCGCGATCTGCTGGGCGGTGTGGAGCGCTGGCTGCGGCTGGCGGGAGACGCGATCGACCCGGCCGACGCGGCGTATCTGCGCGAGCGTCGCGACGGGTTCGCCGCCGCGGCGGCCGCGCTGACACCGCAGCTGCCGCCGGGCCCGATCCACGGCGACGCGCTGCCCCGCAATGTGTACGTCGGCCCGCAGGGTCCGGTCCTGGTCGACCTGGAGACCTTCTCCGCCGACCTGCGCGAGCACGACCTGGTGGTCATGGCCCTCTCGCGCGACCGCTACGGGCTCCCGGCCGAGGCGTACGACTCCTTCACCCGGACGTACGGCTGGGACGTGCGCGAGTGGGAAGGCTGCTCCGTGCTGCGCGGCGCGCGCGAGACCGCCAGCTGCGCCTGGGTCGCCCAGCACGCCCCGAGCAACCCCAAGGCTCTGGCCGAGTTCGAGCGACGGGTGGCGTCCCTGCGGGACGGGGACGAGACGGTGCGCTGGTATCCCTTCTGA